A stretch of Methanococcus voltae DNA encodes these proteins:
- a CDS encoding S-layer protein, with product MAMSLKKIGAIAAGSAMVASALATGVFAVEKIGDVEGFKVIENGEPTADIVVGSTAAAADVVSAANVAAKIGSMMFTEGEAASGSAKLTVKASAESDDANLKEVPDKAGLANAFLTTVDDQAFLVAAADSDYADGLINDSTSNPAKANLKDGILFTASKLAAAESLGDLSTLSQVKDIDPSDWYSDSATADRYTADYYDQDGDAVEMVMATVTSNGDGDSVTVKEDQVLYASISYDDDNEDFRTSTMALKEGNRLPFLGEEYALVKLDTDDDIVYLGKEVFDGVLKEGDTYSIGDGYELKVVAILTTGATPVKYKVSLQLLKDGKVVAEKFDIAEVGSPLKMVYTPGNIGIVVNQAWENVGGDYGYASTLITNNLVALEVGEEYIPDWQVVMIEKTAFTDGSDIGTVKLELADDKITKANTYGIGLQYVGDDEDNFKSGKSMKIAKYAEVELDDEDKETTKLNAFFSMDETKEATLAAGQKVTVLNSDITLSEVMADAKAPVAFKAPLAVLDSEVSLAAANKKLILVGGPVANALTKELADAGKVEMTNESPATLAVVAGAANGNDVLVVAGGDRAATAEAANALINML from the coding sequence ATGGCAATGAGCTTAAAAAAGATCGGTGCAATTGCTGCAGGTAGCGCTATGGTAGCTTCAGCATTAGCTACAGGTGTTTTCGCTGTAGAAAAAATCGGTGACGTAGAAGGATTTAAAGTAATAGAAAACGGTGAACCAACCGCAGATATCGTAGTAGGTTCAACAGCTGCTGCTGCTGACGTTGTTTCAGCTGCAAACGTAGCTGCAAAAATCGGTTCAATGATGTTCACAGAAGGAGAAGCTGCTTCAGGTTCAGCAAAATTAACAGTTAAAGCTTCAGCAGAATCAGATGATGCTAACTTAAAAGAAGTACCTGACAAAGCAGGTCTTGCAAACGCTTTCTTAACAACTGTAGACGACCAAGCATTTTTAGTAGCTGCTGCTGATAGCGACTATGCAGATGGTTTAATTAACGACTCAACATCAAACCCTGCAAAAGCAAACCTTAAAGATGGAATATTATTCACAGCTTCAAAATTAGCTGCTGCTGAATCATTAGGTGATTTAAGCACATTATCACAAGTTAAAGATATCGACCCATCAGACTGGTACAGTGATAGTGCTACAGCAGATAGATACACAGCAGATTACTACGACCAAGATGGTGATGCTGTTGAGATGGTAATGGCAACAGTTACATCTAATGGTGACGGTGACTCAGTAACAGTTAAAGAAGACCAGGTTTTATATGCTTCAATTTCATACGACGACGATAATGAAGACTTCAGAACTTCAACAATGGCTTTAAAAGAAGGTAATAGATTACCATTCTTAGGTGAAGAATACGCTTTAGTTAAATTAGACACCGACGATGACATTGTATACTTAGGTAAAGAAGTATTCGATGGTGTATTAAAAGAAGGCGATACCTACAGTATTGGCGACGGATACGAATTAAAAGTTGTAGCTATCTTAACAACAGGCGCAACACCTGTAAAATACAAAGTAAGCTTACAATTATTAAAAGATGGTAAAGTAGTTGCTGAAAAATTCGATATTGCAGAAGTTGGTAGCCCATTAAAAATGGTTTACACACCTGGAAACATCGGTATTGTAGTTAACCAAGCGTGGGAAAACGTTGGTGGAGACTACGGTTATGCAAGCACATTGATCACAAACAACTTAGTAGCTTTAGAAGTTGGTGAAGAATACATACCAGACTGGCAAGTTGTTATGATTGAAAAAACAGCATTTACAGATGGTTCAGACATAGGTACAGTTAAATTAGAACTTGCTGACGATAAAATCACCAAAGCAAACACATACGGTATTGGTTTACAATATGTTGGCGATGACGAAGACAACTTCAAATCAGGAAAGTCAATGAAAATTGCAAAATACGCTGAAGTTGAATTAGATGATGAAGACAAAGAAACAACAAAATTAAACGCATTCTTCTCAATGGATGAAACCAAAGAAGCTACATTAGCTGCTGGTCAAAAAGTTACAGTTTTAAACTCAGACATCACTTTATCAGAAGTAATGGCTGATGCTAAAGCACCTGTAGCTTTCAAAGCACCATTAGCTGTATTAGACTCAGAAGTTTCATTAGCTGCTGCTAACAAGAAATTAATCTTAGTTGGTGGTCCTGTAGCTAACGCTTTAACAAAAGAATTAGCTGACGCTGGAAAAGTTGAAATGACAAACGAATCACCTGCAACATTAGCTGTAGTAGCTGGTGCTGCAAACGGTAATGATGTATTAGTAGTAGCTGGTGGCGACAGAGCTGCAACAGCAGAAGCTGCTAACGCATTAATCAACATGTTATAA
- the aroA gene encoding 3-phosphoshikimate 1-carboxyvinyltransferase: protein MLLVNPTKKINGTVYAPPSKSYTHRAVICAGLANGTSKIIQPLKSQDCISSLNAMKALGSTIDIKKSNDDELENEVWTISSDGNLKVPKNVIDIGNSGTTLRILTSLVSQIPHNSIAILNGDESIRKRPMGPLIEALSQLNIEVLSNDNKAPLVVKSSKIDGNIVKITGDMSSQFISSLMMLLPFNTQDSKILIEGDLKSEPYLNITIDLLDKFGVSIKKDEINNINNINKKNKTNKKENAYLIKANQTYKATDYIVEGDYSSASYLIALGVLLDSDITIKNLFKDSKQGDKEIINIVKRMGADLEIRDDEVIIKNSKFKLKGIDIDVKNTPDLVPTLAVLGCFAEGTTTIYNGEHVRIKECDRLMACTKELKKMGAKIEEKPDGLIIQGLDIDNGETLKGAELETYHDHRLIMAFTMAGMLAKGQTKIKGEEAVSISFPNFVDVIKSIGGNIAIE, encoded by the coding sequence ATGTTATTGGTTAATCCTACAAAAAAAATAAATGGAACAGTGTATGCCCCCCCATCTAAATCATACACTCATAGGGCTGTAATCTGTGCAGGTTTAGCGAATGGGACTTCTAAGATAATACAACCCTTAAAAAGTCAAGATTGTATATCTTCTTTAAATGCAATGAAAGCACTCGGAAGTACAATAGATATAAAAAAAAGTAATGATGATGAGCTTGAAAATGAAGTTTGGACAATAAGTTCGGACGGTAATCTAAAAGTTCCAAAAAATGTTATAGATATCGGTAATAGTGGTACAACCCTGAGAATATTAACGTCTTTAGTTTCTCAAATCCCCCATAATTCAATTGCAATCTTAAATGGTGATGAATCAATACGAAAAAGACCAATGGGTCCTTTAATAGAAGCTTTAAGTCAGTTAAATATTGAAGTATTATCAAATGATAATAAAGCTCCTCTGGTTGTTAAAAGTTCTAAAATCGATGGTAATATTGTAAAAATAACAGGGGATATGAGTTCTCAATTTATAAGTTCATTAATGATGTTATTGCCTTTTAATACTCAAGATAGTAAAATTTTAATTGAAGGCGATTTAAAATCTGAACCTTATTTAAATATCACAATCGATTTATTGGATAAATTTGGAGTATCCATAAAAAAAGATGAAATAAATAATATAAATAATATAAATAAAAAAAATAAAACAAATAAAAAAGAAAATGCTTATTTAATAAAAGCTAATCAAACCTACAAGGCTACTGATTATATTGTAGAGGGGGATTACTCATCTGCTTCCTATTTAATAGCTTTAGGTGTTCTTTTAGATTCGGATATCACCATTAAAAACTTGTTTAAAGATTCAAAACAAGGGGACAAAGAAATTATAAACATAGTAAAACGAATGGGTGCGGATTTAGAAATAAGGGATGATGAAGTAATAATTAAAAATTCAAAATTTAAATTAAAAGGAATTGACATTGATGTGAAGAATACGCCTGATTTAGTACCTACTCTTGCGGTTTTGGGCTGTTTTGCAGAAGGTACTACTACAATTTATAATGGAGAACACGTACGTATTAAGGAATGCGACCGTTTAATGGCGTGCACCAAGGAATTAAAAAAAATGGGTGCTAAAATAGAAGAAAAACCAGACGGTTTGATAATACAAGGTTTAGATATCGATAACGGCGAAACTTTAAAGGGTGCTGAGTTAGAGACATATCACGACCACAGGTTAATAATGGCTTTTACAATGGCGGGAATGCTTGCAAAGGGTCAAACTAAAATTAAAGGTGAAGAAGCAGTTTCTATTTCATTCCCTAATTTTGTAGATGTTATTAAATCAATTGGTGGTAATATTGCGATTGAATAA
- a CDS encoding ribosome biogenesis/translation initiation ATPase RLI yields the protein MSRLAILDYDRCQPRRCSMECMKYCPGVRMEEETIVIDEDTGKPVISEQLCSGCGICTKRCPFGSIKIIGLPEELSDDKIIHSYGQNRFRLYGLISPRNGVTGILGPNGVGKSTIIKILNGELLPNLNDLENPSNIENVIKHFSGTELQNYFEKLKEKSIKPIHKPQYVDVLPKVVKGKVGDMLKKVDETGKFDELTKELELTNLLNREFTQLSGGELQRVAIAAACLRDGSIYYFDEPTSWLDVKQRFSAAKVIRKVSEDKKVVAVEHDLIVLDYLSDNIHIMYGVPSAYGVVTHPRGTRVGINAYLDGFLKEENIRFRKNSIIFEKRPPADNSNRPMLLDYTDINVNLGDFKLNVEGGEIYQGEVVGILGPNGIGKTTFVKALAGVIKPNAGEINGDIKVAYKPQYILTDFDGTVEDLLMDITAIHTSFYKSEIVKPLALENLMESNVKDLSGGELQRVSIAACLSHDADLYLIDEPSAFLDVEQRLNASRVIRRMADEKDAAMFVVDHDILFQDYISDRFIVFNGEAGMNGQGSAPLKKRDGANKFLKQMGITFRRDPETGRPRVNKEGSQRDLHQKEIGEYYYVDE from the coding sequence ATGTCAAGATTAGCGATATTAGATTACGATAGGTGTCAACCAAGACGGTGCTCTATGGAATGTATGAAATACTGCCCTGGCGTTAGAATGGAAGAAGAAACTATCGTTATAGATGAAGATACTGGTAAACCTGTAATATCCGAGCAATTGTGTAGTGGTTGCGGTATATGTACAAAAAGGTGCCCATTTGGTTCCATAAAAATAATCGGTTTGCCTGAAGAACTTTCAGATGATAAGATTATACATTCCTACGGTCAAAACCGATTTAGATTATATGGCTTAATTTCGCCAAGAAATGGCGTGACTGGTATATTAGGACCTAACGGTGTTGGTAAATCCACCATTATTAAAATATTGAACGGTGAATTATTGCCAAACTTAAATGATTTGGAAAATCCTTCGAATATTGAAAATGTAATAAAGCATTTCTCAGGAACAGAATTGCAAAATTACTTCGAAAAACTAAAAGAAAAAAGTATTAAACCAATTCACAAACCGCAATACGTTGACGTACTACCAAAAGTAGTTAAGGGCAAAGTAGGAGATATGTTAAAAAAAGTTGATGAAACAGGAAAATTCGACGAATTAACAAAAGAATTGGAACTTACCAACCTTTTAAATAGGGAATTCACCCAATTAAGTGGTGGAGAGCTTCAAAGAGTAGCTATTGCAGCCGCCTGTTTAAGGGATGGTAGTATTTATTACTTTGATGAACCTACTTCTTGGTTAGATGTTAAACAAAGATTTAGTGCTGCAAAGGTTATAAGAAAAGTCAGTGAAGATAAGAAAGTTGTAGCAGTTGAACACGATTTAATCGTTTTAGACTATTTATCCGATAATATACACATTATGTATGGTGTACCATCTGCTTACGGGGTTGTTACCCATCCAAGAGGTACGAGAGTTGGAATTAACGCATATTTGGACGGATTTTTAAAAGAAGAAAATATACGATTTAGGAAAAACTCTATTATCTTTGAAAAAAGACCTCCTGCAGATAATTCAAACAGACCTATGCTTTTAGATTACACAGATATTAACGTAAATTTGGGAGATTTCAAATTAAACGTTGAAGGGGGCGAAATATACCAGGGTGAAGTAGTGGGTATACTCGGACCTAACGGTATCGGAAAAACAACTTTCGTAAAAGCTTTAGCTGGCGTTATAAAACCTAATGCAGGTGAAATTAACGGAGATATTAAAGTAGCCTACAAACCGCAGTACATTTTAACAGATTTTGATGGAACTGTGGAAGATTTATTAATGGATATTACTGCGATTCACACTTCATTCTATAAGTCGGAGATTGTAAAACCTTTAGCACTCGAAAACTTAATGGAATCAAATGTGAAAGACCTTTCAGGCGGGGAACTTCAAAGAGTTTCGATTGCAGCTTGTTTAAGCCACGATGCTGATTTATATCTTATTGACGAACCTTCAGCTTTCTTAGATGTAGAGCAGAGATTAAACGCTTCAAGAGTTATAAGACGTATGGCAGATGAAAAAGATGCGGCAATGTTCGTTGTTGACCACGATATTTTGTTCCAAGATTATATTTCTGATAGATTTATCGTATTTAACGGTGAAGCTGGAATGAATGGTCAAGGAAGTGCTCCTTTGAAAAAGAGAGATGGTGCAAACAAGTTTTTAAAACAGATGGGTATTACCTTTAGAAGAGACCCGGAAACCGGTAGGCCGAGGGTAAATAAAGAAGGAAGTCAAAGAGATTTACACCAAAAAGAGATTGGAGAATATTATTACGTTGATGAATAA
- a CDS encoding DNA-directed DNA polymerase translates to MEKKTGSIEKILLDLDYNSKDLCIDRYYKYCICDDVEYAKGQMNLEKECDFKPYFYVDTAEPQEIYDYLASIDQELDLKKLGQEFEDKTSLKVQDLITNIEVVEKIVYSDYIPNGNEYSNIKEFNNENGSINEKENGKEKETIKKFEKNKRKICKIYVKYPNHVKIIREYFKEFGKSYEFDIPFLRRYMIDNEIVPLTKYSEKAQTDDKIPELNCIAFDMEIYCKKEPNAKKDPIIMVNLFSKDYQKVITYKKFENSEYNGCIDYVKDEKELINRTIEILKQYDVIYTYNGDNFDFPYLKKRANIYEIELNFSNNSQRSEKTKKLDKVNDESNDESNNNLKLIQPQIIKISKGGINRKSKIPGIVHIDLYPIARKLLNLTKYKLENVVQELFKIEKEAVDYGDIPKMWETEDSTLLKYAYEDALYTYKMGNYFLPLEIMFSRIINQPLYDTSRMNSSQMVEFLLMKRSFEQNMISPNRPSSSSYRERAKFSYAGGYVREPLKGIQEDIVSLDFMSLYPSILISHNISPETVLYDEKERKNMELGIIPKTLDELLSRRKRIKKLLKDKIQKNEFDEEYNRLEHEQKSIKVLANSHYGYLAFPMARWYSDKCAEMVTGLGRKYIQETIEKAEKFGFKVIYADTDGFYAKWDYEKAKTKIEDSGDALELSKEELIISTKKFLKSINDELPEGMELEFEGYFKRGLFITKKKYALIEEDGHVVIKGLEVVRRDWSNIAKNTQQAVIKALLEDGDINLAKKIIKKTIDDLKKGNIDKNDLLIHTQLTKNIEEYKSTAPHIEVAKKIKQRGDSVRVGDVISYIIVKGSRSISERAELLDFAKDYDVNYYIDNQVLPPVIRIMESLGISEDELKNSGKQFKLDHFM, encoded by the coding sequence ATGGAGAAAAAAACTGGGTCAATTGAAAAAATACTATTGGATTTAGATTATAATTCTAAGGATTTATGTATTGATAGATATTACAAATATTGCATATGCGATGACGTCGAATATGCTAAAGGTCAGATGAATTTAGAAAAAGAATGTGATTTTAAGCCATATTTTTACGTAGATACGGCTGAACCTCAAGAAATTTATGATTATTTGGCATCCATAGACCAGGAATTAGATTTAAAAAAATTAGGGCAAGAATTTGAAGATAAAACTTCATTAAAAGTTCAAGATTTAATTACAAATATTGAAGTTGTTGAAAAAATTGTTTACTCTGATTATATTCCAAATGGTAATGAATATAGTAATATCAAGGAATTTAACAATGAAAATGGAAGTATAAATGAAAAAGAAAATGGGAAGGAAAAAGAAACTATTAAAAAATTTGAAAAAAATAAAAGAAAAATATGTAAAATATATGTAAAATACCCTAATCACGTGAAAATAATAAGAGAATACTTTAAAGAATTTGGTAAATCCTATGAATTTGATATCCCTTTTTTAAGGCGTTATATGATTGACAATGAGATAGTACCACTAACAAAATATTCTGAAAAAGCCCAAACCGATGATAAAATTCCCGAATTAAATTGTATAGCCTTTGATATGGAAATATACTGTAAAAAAGAACCTAATGCAAAAAAAGACCCAATAATTATGGTTAATTTATTCTCAAAAGACTATCAAAAAGTAATTACATATAAAAAATTTGAAAATTCGGAATATAATGGTTGTATTGACTATGTAAAAGATGAAAAAGAGCTAATTAATAGAACTATCGAAATTCTAAAACAATACGATGTAATTTACACATATAACGGAGATAATTTCGATTTCCCATATTTAAAAAAGAGAGCTAATATATATGAAATTGAATTGAACTTCTCAAATAACTCGCAAAGGTCGGAAAAAACAAAAAAATTGGACAAAGTAAATGATGAATCAAATGATGAATCAAATAATAACTTAAAGTTAATTCAACCTCAAATTATAAAGATTTCAAAGGGCGGGATTAATAGAAAAAGCAAAATACCGGGAATAGTGCATATTGACCTCTATCCAATTGCCAGAAAACTATTAAATCTTACAAAATACAAATTAGAGAATGTAGTGCAGGAATTATTTAAAATTGAAAAAGAAGCTGTTGATTATGGGGACATTCCTAAAATGTGGGAAACAGAGGACAGTACGTTATTAAAATATGCGTACGAAGATGCTCTTTATACCTATAAAATGGGTAATTATTTTTTACCCCTTGAAATAATGTTCTCAAGAATAATTAATCAGCCTCTTTACGATACAAGTCGGATGAATAGTAGCCAAATGGTAGAATTCTTATTGATGAAACGGTCTTTTGAACAAAATATGATATCACCAAATCGACCCTCCAGTTCGAGCTATAGGGAACGTGCCAAATTCTCATATGCGGGAGGGTATGTTAGGGAGCCGTTGAAAGGGATTCAGGAAGATATAGTTTCACTTGACTTTATGAGCCTATATCCATCCATACTTATTAGTCATAATATTAGTCCTGAAACTGTCCTTTATGATGAAAAAGAACGGAAAAATATGGAATTGGGAATAATTCCTAAGACACTTGATGAACTTTTGAGTCGTAGAAAACGTATTAAAAAGCTTTTAAAAGATAAAATTCAGAAAAATGAATTTGATGAAGAATATAATCGATTAGAACACGAGCAAAAATCCATAAAAGTGCTTGCAAATAGCCATTACGGGTATTTAGCATTCCCGATGGCTCGATGGTACTCTGACAAATGTGCAGAAATGGTAACAGGGCTTGGTAGGAAATACATTCAGGAAACCATTGAAAAAGCTGAAAAATTCGGATTTAAAGTAATTTATGCAGATACAGATGGTTTTTATGCTAAATGGGATTATGAAAAAGCGAAAACTAAAATTGAGGACAGTGGCGATGCTTTAGAATTATCAAAAGAAGAATTAATAATATCAACTAAAAAATTCTTAAAAAGTATTAATGATGAATTACCAGAAGGTATGGAATTAGAATTCGAAGGATACTTTAAAAGAGGATTATTTATTACTAAAAAGAAATATGCATTAATTGAAGAAGACGGGCACGTTGTAATAAAAGGTTTAGAAGTTGTAAGGAGGGATTGGTCTAATATTGCAAAAAATACACAGCAAGCAGTGATTAAAGCATTATTGGAAGATGGGGATATTAATTTAGCTAAAAAAATTATCAAAAAAACTATTGATGATTTGAAAAAGGGCAATATTGATAAAAATGATTTACTTATACACACCCAATTAACCAAAAATATTGAAGAATACAAATCAACTGCCCCACATATCGAGGTAGCTAAAAAAATAAAACAACGTGGCGATTCTGTTCGAGTAGGGGACGTTATTAGTTATATTATAGTTAAAGGTAGCCGTTCAATTAGTGAAAGAGCGGAATTATTAGATTTTGCAAAAGATTATGATGTAAATTATTATATTGATAATCAGGTTTTACCGCCAGTTATTAGGATTATGGAATCTTTGGGAATCTCTGAAGACGAATTAAAGAATTCTGGCAAGCAATTTAAACTTGACCATTTTATGTAA
- a CDS encoding PHP domain-containing protein, giving the protein MKIDMHVHTINSRCSMNSIDKLEKICKKTDITPFIADHDQLTKVKFGVAGEEISTSRGEFIGLFLTEQVNTKDIFEALDIVKEQGGLVYLPHPFDVRRRRTLAKFDILDDKEFIKRVDAVEVYNSRCVDNTPNLQAKEYAKKYDLLAGVGSDSHFSWELGNAYMEVEDFDLENPKQFLKVLTKANNSVNTVFNCTRSRPLNMLFFSKLSKKIHKSGYLEYFDNTRSIF; this is encoded by the coding sequence ATGAAAATTGATATGCACGTTCATACGATAAATTCAAGATGTTCTATGAATTCTATCGACAAATTGGAAAAGATTTGCAAAAAAACAGATATTACTCCGTTTATTGCAGACCACGACCAATTAACGAAGGTTAAATTTGGCGTAGCTGGCGAAGAAATTTCAACGTCAAGAGGGGAGTTCATAGGATTATTTTTAACAGAACAGGTCAACACAAAAGACATATTTGAAGCATTAGATATAGTTAAAGAACAAGGCGGTCTTGTATATTTACCTCATCCTTTCGACGTTAGGAGAAGAAGAACGCTTGCAAAATTTGATATTTTAGACGATAAAGAATTTATAAAAAGAGTCGATGCTGTGGAAGTTTACAATAGCAGATGTGTCGACAATACGCCAAATTTACAAGCCAAGGAGTATGCAAAAAAGTACGACCTTTTAGCTGGTGTCGGTAGCGACAGTCATTTTTCATGGGAACTCGGCAATGCTTATATGGAAGTCGAAGATTTTGATTTAGAAAATCCTAAGCAGTTTTTAAAAGTTTTAACAAAAGCAAATAATTCAGTGAATACAGTCTTTAACTGTACACGTTCAAGACCATTAAATATGCTATTTTTCAGTAAATTATCTAAAAAAATACATAAATCAGGGTATTTAGAATATTTTGATAACACCCGGAGCATTTTTTAA
- a CDS encoding M24 family metallopeptidase encodes MIQRTKKEKIAHFLKYMANNEINKTVFIKKENINYFLEDYSPNFSVLIFDIKENQIELQVSKLDYELAKIYESKDVKITQFESWREALKGCNGIEGDLPVGFLKYVSLGHKIITNELTKMKMVKNKDEIKNLSKAAEISDKAVASISEYLLDNRDNLKDTENSIAAKLEYIMKKSGSIKPSFDTIAITGNKTSLPHGMPSNELVKDICLMDLGAVYKGYCSDITRTVLLNPTNEMIDIYRLVNEGKHIAEDLLRSGITSKELETSVRNHFKDYDKYFIHSLGHGVGVEVHENPTISQNSKFTLEENMIITLEPGLYIGKFGVRIEDLYLVKKDGFKKLSSAKIMDY; translated from the coding sequence ATGATTCAAAGAACTAAAAAAGAGAAAATAGCTCATTTTTTAAAATATATGGCCAATAATGAGATAAATAAGACAGTTTTTATAAAAAAAGAAAATATAAACTATTTTTTGGAAGATTACTCCCCAAATTTTTCAGTTTTAATATTTGATATAAAAGAGAATCAAATAGAATTACAAGTGTCTAAACTGGATTATGAATTAGCTAAGATTTATGAATCAAAAGATGTAAAAATAACCCAATTTGAGAGTTGGAGGGAAGCTTTAAAAGGTTGCAACGGAATTGAAGGAGATTTACCAGTTGGATTTTTAAAATATGTTAGTTTAGGGCATAAAATAATTACTAATGAATTAACAAAGATGAAAATGGTTAAAAATAAAGATGAAATAAAAAACCTTTCAAAAGCTGCGGAGATAAGTGATAAAGCAGTCGCATCAATATCTGAATATCTATTGGATAATAGAGATAATCTTAAAGATACTGAAAATTCAATTGCGGCCAAATTAGAATATATTATGAAGAAAAGTGGTAGTATAAAACCTTCTTTTGACACAATTGCTATAACTGGTAACAAGACATCGTTGCCACACGGCATGCCATCTAACGAACTTGTAAAAGACATATGTTTGATGGATTTGGGGGCGGTATATAAAGGTTATTGTTCAGATATAACACGTACTGTGCTTTTAAATCCTACAAATGAAATGATTGATATCTATAGGTTGGTTAATGAAGGAAAACATATTGCAGAAGATTTATTAAGAAGTGGGATAACTTCAAAGGAATTGGAAACAAGTGTTAGAAATCACTTTAAAGATTATGATAAGTATTTTATTCATTCATTGGGGCATGGTGTGGGTGTTGAAGTTCACGAAAACCCTACAATTTCCCAGAATTCTAAATTTACGCTTGAAGAAAATATGATTATTACTTTAGAACCAGGATTGTACATTGGAAAATTTGGAGTACGTATTGAAGATTTATATCTTGTTAAAAAAGATGGATTTAAAAAATTAAGTTCTGCAAAAATAATGGACTATTAA
- the cbiD gene encoding cobalt-precorrin-5B (C(1))-methyltransferase CbiD has translation MKYDFRNEKSLGYTTGSCACAGAYSGLYYLKKGKILDFVEIENPNGEILIIPIEKIIIDPENANYVRVVVKKFSGEDIDITNGEFIEIEVNLLTNDNLDKLTNLENSNLKEYENKFVIVNGGKGVGYITKEGLQIEVGDYAINPKPREMIIENCLKLLDKKEDGTNNIPTEKVEITISVPNGLELAKKTLNPKLGIIDGISILGTTGIVRPMSNDAYKNSLVPQIDVALSKNYTDVIFVAGNIGTKYAKKDENEYINDKYFKMGFDEDKVIEVSNFWDFMLDKALEKGIKEITIYGHSGKIVKLAGGIYNTHSKVSDARNEILTAYSAQYIDDKEIIAKMLYANTTEEINGYLKNIGILETVYNEICKRVVERAEYRWDKIKFNCHIIGMKGEKLGKFQSLKK, from the coding sequence ATGAAATACGATTTTAGAAATGAGAAAAGTCTTGGTTATACTACAGGTTCTTGTGCTTGTGCAGGTGCGTATTCTGGACTTTATTATTTAAAAAAAGGAAAAATATTGGATTTTGTGGAAATAGAAAATCCCAACGGGGAAATTTTAATAATCCCGATTGAAAAAATTATAATTGACCCTGAAAACGCTAATTATGTAAGAGTTGTTGTAAAAAAATTTTCAGGCGAAGATATTGACATTACAAACGGTGAATTTATAGAAATTGAGGTAAATCTCTTAACGAATGATAATTTAGATAAGTTAACTAATTTAGAGAATTCAAATCTTAAAGAGTATGAAAATAAATTCGTAATTGTAAACGGGGGCAAAGGTGTAGGTTATATAACAAAAGAAGGTCTACAAATTGAAGTAGGAGATTATGCAATAAACCCGAAACCTCGAGAGATGATTATAGAAAACTGTTTAAAATTATTAGATAAAAAAGAAGATGGAACAAATAATATACCTACTGAAAAAGTTGAAATAACCATTTCAGTCCCCAATGGTTTAGAATTGGCTAAAAAAACACTTAATCCCAAATTGGGAATTATAGACGGAATTTCAATTCTCGGAACTACTGGAATAGTGAGACCGATGTCAAATGACGCATATAAAAACTCACTTGTTCCTCAAATCGATGTTGCGTTATCTAAAAATTATACTGACGTAATATTTGTTGCAGGCAATATTGGCACAAAATACGCTAAAAAAGATGAAAATGAATATATAAACGATAAATACTTTAAAATGGGTTTTGATGAAGATAAAGTAATCGAAGTATCTAACTTTTGGGATTTTATGTTAGATAAAGCTCTTGAAAAAGGTATTAAAGAAATAACAATTTATGGCCATTCTGGTAAAATCGTCAAATTAGCGGGTGGAATATACAATACGCATTCAAAAGTTTCTGATGCCCGAAATGAAATTTTAACTGCATATTCTGCTCAATACATTGACGATAAAGAGATTATTGCTAAAATGCTGTATGCAAACACCACCGAAGAAATAAATGGATATTTAAAAAATATTGGAATTCTTGAAACTGTATATAACGAAATTTGCAAGCGAGTTGTTGAAAGAGCAGAGTATAGATGGGATAAAATCAAATTTAATTGTCATATCATTGGTATGAAAGGCGAAAAACTTGGTAAATTTCAAAGTTTAAAAAAATGA
- a CDS encoding FeoB-associated Cys-rich membrane protein: protein MDSFVEGIMNLIFQSFIDTLYDIIGIIVSLVIIIAVLFAIHYIYKNRFKIFEKEDDRMKRELSETRKRKEQINSK from the coding sequence ATGGATAGTTTTGTTGAAGGAATTATGAATTTAATTTTTCAGAGTTTTATCGATACACTTTATGATATTATAGGTATTATCGTATCATTAGTAATCATAATTGCAGTTCTCTTTGCGATACATTATATATACAAAAATAGATTTAAAATATTCGAAAAAGAAGACGACCGTATGAAAAGAGAACTTTCTGAAACACGTAAAAGAAAAGAACAAATCAATAGTAAATAA